Proteins from a genomic interval of Cheilinus undulatus linkage group 15, ASM1832078v1, whole genome shotgun sequence:
- the LOC121522843 gene encoding nuclear factor 7, brain-like gives MASKLEEDLSCPICLDIFKDPVMLTCSHSFCRACVEKSWKDKVSKDCPLCKKRHSKPWLPPDLSLKILCETFLQERDQRASEDLCSLHQEKLRLFCLDHQEPVCHVCRDSKKHSSHQFRPIDEAAEEHKKNLEETLQLIKEKIKALNETEVKFDQAEAHIKVQARHTESQIKGQFEKLHQFLVEEEEARLQALREEEEQKRQRMKVQMEALRAQIADLSQTVRATEDQLKAQDISFLKNYKAAVERVKQRPLLDETRLPSGALIDQAKHLGNLGFNIWTKMKDLVSYTPVILDRNTAGSRLILSEDLTTVRGGEKQQLPDNPERTDYPWSVLSSVGFDSGTHSWDVQVRDCRWWYLGVLAESVQREGDIESGLWRVWFWGGEYRAQSPPHGPTDLSLKNSPKRIRVTLDCNGGKLLFSDPDTNTLIHSFKHTFSQRMIPYFMCGSGDILRVLPEKVSVTVGLN, from the coding sequence ATGGCTTCTAAGTTAGAGGAGGATCTGAGCTGTCCAATCTGCCTGGACATCTTTAAAGATCCCGTCATGCTGACCTGTAGCCACAGCTTCTGTAGAGCGTGTGTGGAGAAGAGCTGGAAGGATAAGGTGAGCAAGGATTGTCCTCTCTGTAAGAAGAGACACTCAAAGCCATGGTTACCTCCAGACTTGTCGTTAAAGATCCTGTGTGAGACTTTTCTTCAGGAGAGAGATCAGAGGGCTTCAGAGGatctctgcagtctgcatcagGAGAAGCTCAGACTCTTTTGTCTGGACCATCAGGAGCCGGTGTGTCATGTCTGCAGAGattcaaaaaaacacagtagTCACCAATTCAGACCAATCGATGAAGCTGCAGAAGAACACAAGAAGAACCTTGAGGAAACTCTGCAGCTcataaaggagaaaataaaggcTCTCAATGAAACTGAAGTGAAGTTTGATCAAGCAGAAGCTCACATCAAGGTCCAGGCCCGACACACAGAGAGTCAGATTAAGGGGCAGTTTGAGAAGCTTCATCAGTTTCTAgttgaggaagaggaggccagGCTTCAGGcactgagggaggaagaggagcagaagagaCAGAGGATGAAGGTGCAGATGGAGGCTCTGAGAGCACAGATAGCAGATCTTTCACAGACAGTCAGAGCCACAGAGGACCAGCTGAAGGCCCAAGACATCTCCTTCCTGAAAAACTACAAAGCTGCAGTGGAAAGAGTCAagcagcgccccctgctggatgAGACACGGCTGCCCTCAGGAGCTCTGATAGACCAGGCCAAACACCtgggcaacctgggcttcaacaTCTGGACCAAGATGAAGGACTTGGTCTCCTACACACCCGTCATTCTAGACCGAAACACTGCTGGATCAAGACTCATCCTTTCTGAGGATCTGACCActgtgagaggaggagagaagcagcagcttcctgataatccagagaggACTGATTATCCCTGGTCTGTCCTGAGCTCTGTGGGCTTTGACTCAGGGACTCACAGCTGGGACGTCCAGGTCAGAGACTGCAGATGGTGGTATCTGGGAGTGTTAGCAGAGTCTGTCCAGAGGGAGGGAGACATAGAGTCTGGATTATGGAGAGTATGGTTCTGGGGTGGTGAATACAGAGCACAATCACCACCACATGGACCCACTGATCTCTCATTGAAGAATTCTCCAAAGAGGATCAGAGTGACTCTGGACTGTAACGGAGGAAAGCTGTTGTTTTCTGATCCTGATACTAACACACTCATACACTCCTTCAAACACACTTTCAGTCAGAGGATGATTCCATACTTTATGTGTGGGTCTGGTGACATACTGAGGGTTTTACCAGAGAAGGTCTCTGTGACTGTGGGACTAAACTAA